A genomic window from Salvelinus namaycush isolate Seneca chromosome 21, SaNama_1.0, whole genome shotgun sequence includes:
- the nox5 gene encoding NADPH oxidase 5, with protein sequence MSLDEDARWLEWVTKQFETIAGDDKEIDLEEFKTALKVKESFFAERFFALFDSDGSKTISLDELLKALDLLIHGSETDKLRFLFQVYDVDGSGSIDPDELRTVLKSCLRESAISLPEEKLDDLTLALFESADKDNSGSITFEELKAELENFPEVMENLTISAANWLKPPGLEQKKGRHTPRYLTPAYWHNNSRKLLFLCAYTCLNLLLFITAMLKNAEGGFWYMVAKGCGQCLNFNCTFVMVLMLRRCLTWLRATWVVRVLPLDQNILLHQMVGYAIVTFSTMHTTAHFMNFVHLSQNSSYSLWEHLFTTRPGIGWVQGSASLTGMVLQIMICLMVVCSSTFVRRSGHFEVFYWSHLSYVWVWALLVVHCANFWKWFVVPGVIFLLEKLVGVAVSHMGGLYIVEVNMLPSKVTHLVIKRPQFFHFKPGDYVYINIPDIAKYEWHPFTISSAPEQPDTLWLHIRSMGQWTNRLYEFFRQPDSQVVSTKRLSASLKDRRHQRRTQITAKLSENHRFCNVKCFVDGPYGTPTRQIFASEHAVLIGAGIGITPFASILQSIMYHYRMRKQNCPNCSYSWCENIKDSEMKLRKVDFIWINRDQKSFEWFVSLLTKLEMDQADEEPEGRFLEMHMYMTSALSKNDMKAIGLQMALDLLAKKEKRDSITGLRTRTQPGRPEWGKVFQKVAEEKKGKVHVFYCGAPALAKLIKAQCEHFGFNFYKENF encoded by the exons ATGAGTCTGGATGAGGATGCACGGTGGCTGGAGTGGGTCACCAAGCAGTTTGAGACCATCGCGGGAGATGACAAAGAAATTGACCTGGAGGAGTTCAAAACGGCCCTCAAGGTCAAGGAG tcTTTCTTTGCGGAACGGTTCTTTGCGCTGTTTGACTCTGACGGTAGCAAAACCATCAGTCTGGATGAgctgctgaaggctctggacctGCTGATCCATGGCAGCGAGACGGACAAGCTCCGCTTCCTCTTCCAGGTCTATGACGTCGATG GCAGTGGCTCGATTGACCCAGACGAGCTGCGCACGGTGCTCAAGTCGTGCCTGCGCGAGAGCGCCATCTCCCTGCCAGAGGAGAAGCTAGACGACCTGACCCTGGCTCTGTTCGAGTCGGCTGACAAGGACAACAGCGGCTCCATCACCTTCGAGGAGCTCAAGGCCGAGCTGGAGAACTTCCCTGAGGTTATGGAGAACCTCACCATCAG CGCTGCCAACTGGCTGAAGCCTCCCGGCCTGGAGCAGAAGAAGGGGCGGCATACCCCGCGCTACCTGACGCCGGCGTACTGGCACAACAACAGCCGAAAGCTCCTCTTTCTGTGCGCCTACACTTGCCTCAACCTGCTGCTGTTCATCACCGCCATGCTGAAGAACGCAGAGGGGGGATTCTGGTACATGGTGGCCAAGGGCTGCGGCCAGTGCCTCAACTTTAACTGTACCTTTGTCATG GTGCTAATGCTGCGGCGCTGTTTGACCTGGCTGCGGGCCACTTGGGTGGTGAGGGTGCTGCCTCTGGACCAGAACATCCTACTGCATCAGATGGTGGGCTACGCCATTGTCACCTTCTCCACCATGCACACCACTGCCCACTTCATGAACTTTG TACACCTATCTCAGAACAGCAGCTACAGCCTATGGGAGCACCTTTTCACTACTCGGCCAGGGATTGGCTGGGTGCAGGGCTCTGCATCCCTCACCGGCATGGTGCTACAGATCATGATCTGTCTAATGGTGGTCTGTTCCAGCACCTTTGTCCGCCGCAGCGGCCATTTTGAG GTGTTCTACTGGTCCCACCTGTCCTATGTGTGGGTGTGGGCTCTGCTGGTGGTGCACTGTGCCAACTTCTGGAAGTGGTTTGTGGTGCCTGGTGTGATCTTCCTGCTGGAGAAACTAGTGGGCGTCGCTGTTTCTCACATGGGAGGCCTCTACATCGTGGAGGTCAATATGCTGCCATCTAAG GTGACCCATCTGGTAATCAAGCGGCCCCAGTTTTTCCACTTCAAACCAGGGGATTATGTTTACATCAACATTCCAGACATCGCTAAGTATGAGTGGCACCCTTTCACCATCAGCAGTGCCCCAGAGCAGccag ATACTCTGTGGTTGCATATCCGCTCCATGGGCCAGTGGACCAATCGTCTGTATGAGTTCTTCAGGCAGCCAGACAGCCAGGTGGTCAGCACCAAGAGACTGAGCGCCAGCCTGAAGGACAGACGGCACCAGAGGAGGACCCAG ATCACAGCCAAGCTTAGTGAAAACCACAGATTCTGCAACGTCAAA tgCTTCGTGGATGGGCCATATGGGACTCCGACGAGACAGATCTTTGCCTCTGAACACGCTGTGTTAATCGGTGCTGGTATTGGGATCACGCCTTTCGCCTCCATCTTACAGAGCATCATGTACCA CTATCGCATGAGGAAACAGAACTGCCCCAACTGCAGCTACTCGTGGTGTGAGAACATCAAGGACAGTGAGATGAAACTGAGGAAG GTTGACTTTATCTGGATCAACAGAGACCAGAAATCATTTGAGTGGTTCGTGAGCCTCCTGACCAAACTGGAGATGGATCAGGCTGACGAAGAGCCAGAGG GCCGCTTCTTGGAGATGCACATGTACATGACCTCTGCCCTCAGCAAGAATGACATGAAGGCCATCGGCCTGCAGATGGCGCTAGACCTCCTGGCCAAGAAGGAAAAGAGGGATTCCATCACTGGCCTTCGCACCCGCACACAGCCAGGGAGGCCAGAGTGGGGGAAG GTGTTCCAGAAAGTGgcagaggagaagaaagggaagGTTCATGTGTTTTACTGTGGAGCCCCTGCACTGGCTAAACTCATCAAGGCCCAGTGTGAGCACTTTGGATTCAACTTCTACAAGGAGAACTTTTGA